Proteins co-encoded in one Bacillus sp. FSL H8-0547 genomic window:
- the cwlD gene encoding N-acetylmuramoyl-L-alanine amidase CwlD yields MKNKLRWFGFGAGFILLLLLFQFQFNNDSSWKSWNLPLTGKVIYIDPGHGGPDGGAVGTEHLEKDIALAISKQIRDYLQEQGALVLLTRERDTDLADKSTKGYSKRKGEDLRKRLELINDSEADMYLSIHLNAIPSRQWSGAQTFYHSKMEENQVLAKFIQDELRRNLENTDRKAKQMNTIYLMKHIDKPGALVEVGFLSNPDEARLLGTDEYQDKVAASIYNGILRYMTNEKNPPE; encoded by the coding sequence ATGAAAAACAAGCTGAGATGGTTTGGCTTTGGGGCAGGCTTTATCTTATTGCTTTTATTATTTCAATTTCAATTTAATAACGACAGCTCTTGGAAGTCCTGGAATCTGCCGCTGACAGGAAAGGTTATCTACATAGATCCCGGACACGGCGGGCCGGACGGCGGAGCGGTAGGAACGGAGCATCTGGAAAAAGACATTGCCCTTGCCATTTCAAAGCAGATCAGAGACTACCTGCAGGAACAGGGGGCACTCGTCCTTCTCACACGAGAAAGAGATACAGACCTTGCGGATAAGAGTACGAAGGGCTATTCAAAAAGAAAAGGTGAGGACCTGAGAAAGCGCCTGGAGCTGATTAACGACTCTGAAGCAGATATGTATTTAAGTATTCATCTTAATGCTATTCCCTCCAGACAGTGGAGCGGGGCACAAACGTTCTACCACTCCAAGATGGAGGAAAATCAGGTGCTTGCCAAATTTATTCAGGATGAACTAAGGCGCAACCTGGAGAACACTGACCGCAAAGCCAAACAGATGAATACGATTTACCTGATGAAACACATCGATAAGCCTGGTGCTCTGGTAGAAGTGGGTTTTCTGTCTAATCCCGATGAAGCGCGCCTTCTTGGCACCGATGAATATCAGGATAAAGTGGCGGCTTCTATTTATAACGGCATCCTGCGCTATATGACGAACGAAAAAAATCCTCCTGAGTAG
- a CDS encoding DUF2521 family protein, translating into MEKITSLSDKRREKQINYERIILKELTLTQLKAKAYECFGVYMHSGSIDYSAIEEGCIDYSIEAFLLGASYSRFGYYGEPQKSVSMRSSREEKELTDQLFDYMLIWGNHGDDFKNESVYYACEHLIHSWWSEGFEKGAKRLKLRLH; encoded by the coding sequence ATGGAAAAGATTACTTCACTTTCAGATAAACGAAGAGAAAAGCAAATAAACTATGAGCGCATTATCCTGAAAGAATTGACACTCACCCAGCTGAAGGCGAAAGCCTATGAGTGTTTCGGTGTCTATATGCATTCAGGATCGATTGATTATTCCGCCATTGAAGAAGGCTGCATCGATTATTCTATAGAAGCCTTCCTGCTCGGTGCCAGCTACAGCAGATTCGGCTATTACGGCGAACCGCAGAAGTCAGTCAGCATGAGGTCAAGCCGGGAGGAAAAAGAGTTAACTGACCAACTATTTGATTACATGCTCATATGGGGAAACCACGGTGATGATTTTAAAAACGAATCGGTTTACTATGCATGTGAGCACTTGATTCATTCATGGTGGTCAGAAGGGTTTGAAAAAGGAGCAAAGAGGCTGAAGCTCAGACTTCATTAA
- the rpsI gene encoding 30S ribosomal protein S9, which yields MAQVQYYGTGRRKSSVARVRLVPGEGRIVINDREVKDYIPFAALIEDIKQPLNLTETAGSYDVLVNVNGGGFAGQAGAIRHGISRALLEADPEYRGTLKRAGLLTRDARMKERKKYGLKGARRAPQFSKR from the coding sequence TTGGCACAGGTTCAATATTACGGTACTGGCCGTCGTAAAAGCTCAGTAGCGCGTGTTCGTCTCGTTCCAGGCGAAGGCCGTATTGTTATCAACGATCGTGAAGTAAAAGACTATATCCCTTTCGCAGCTCTAATCGAAGACATCAAACAACCGCTTAACTTAACTGAAACAGCTGGAAGCTATGATGTTTTAGTAAATGTTAATGGCGGTGGATTCGCTGGCCAGGCTGGCGCTATCCGTCACGGCATCTCACGTGCACTTTTAGAAGCAGATCCAGAATATCGCGGCACTCTTAAGCGTGCAGGTCTTCTGACTCGTGACGCACGTATGAAAGAACGTAAAAAATACGGTCTTAAAGGCGCTCGTCGTGCACCTCAGTTCTCAAAACGTTAA
- the rplM gene encoding 50S ribosomal protein L13, producing the protein MRTTYMAKATEVERKWFVVDAAGKTLGRLASEIASVLRGKHKPTYTPHVDTGDHVIIINAAQIELTGKKLTDKIYYRHSQFPGGLKSRTALEMRTNYSEKMLELAIRGMLPKGSLGRQMYKKLHVYAGNEHPHQAQQPEVYELRG; encoded by the coding sequence ATGCGTACAACATATATGGCGAAAGCAACTGAAGTTGAACGTAAATGGTTCGTGGTAGATGCTGCAGGCAAAACTCTAGGTCGTCTTGCCAGCGAAATTGCATCTGTTCTTCGCGGAAAACACAAACCAACTTATACACCACACGTAGACACTGGTGATCATGTAATTATCATCAATGCAGCACAAATCGAACTGACTGGAAAGAAACTGACTGACAAGATCTACTACCGTCACAGCCAATTCCCAGGCGGACTAAAATCAAGAACTGCTCTTGAAATGCGTACAAACTACTCTGAGAAAATGCTTGAACTAGCAATTCGCGGAATGCTTCCTAAAGGTTCTCTAGGACGTCAAATGTACAAAAAGCTGCATGTATATGCAGGCAACGAGCATCCACACCAAGCACAACAACCTGAAGTTTACGAACTTCGCGGTTAA
- the truA gene encoding tRNA pseudouridine(38-40) synthase TruA encodes MRVKCTVSYDGTGFSGFQIQPGQRTVQGEIEKGLKKLHKGQEVKVFASGRTDAGVHAIGQVLHFDTEIYIPESRWPNALNSLLPGDVAIQAAAFTEDDFHARYHVRAKEYRYKVSRSEVRDVFSRNYAYHYPYKLDYVKMREAIKFLIGTHDFTSFCSAKTDKEDRIRTLYDIEFYEEDDVLTFRFVGDGFLYNMVRILVGTLINAGRGVLDPYRIPDILKARDRSLNGKTAPGSGLYLWKVYYDN; translated from the coding sequence ATGAGGGTAAAATGCACCGTATCATATGACGGAACAGGATTCAGCGGATTTCAAATTCAGCCCGGACAGAGGACCGTTCAGGGTGAAATTGAAAAAGGCCTGAAAAAACTGCATAAAGGTCAGGAAGTGAAAGTTTTTGCATCAGGCAGAACAGATGCAGGTGTTCATGCCATCGGCCAGGTTCTTCATTTTGATACAGAGATCTACATTCCGGAGAGCAGATGGCCGAATGCCTTAAATTCGCTTCTTCCCGGAGATGTGGCTATTCAGGCTGCAGCATTTACGGAAGACGACTTTCATGCAAGGTACCATGTCCGTGCAAAGGAATACCGCTATAAAGTCAGCCGCTCGGAAGTCCGGGATGTGTTCAGCCGGAATTATGCGTATCATTATCCATATAAACTTGATTATGTGAAAATGCGGGAAGCGATAAAGTTTTTGATCGGCACCCACGATTTTACAAGCTTCTGTTCAGCTAAAACAGATAAAGAGGACAGAATCAGAACTTTATATGATATCGAATTTTACGAAGAAGACGATGTTCTGACATTCCGGTTTGTCGGTGACGGATTCCTCTACAATATGGTCAGAATCCTTGTCGGAACCTTGATAAATGCCGGGCGGGGAGTGCTGGATCCTTACCGGATTCCAGACATCCTGAAGGCGCGTGACCGTTCACTGAACGGGAAAACAGCCCCGGGTTCCGGATTATATTTGTGGAAAGTTTACTATGACAACTAA
- a CDS encoding energy-coupling factor transporter transmembrane protein EcfT, whose translation MMNSMIIGKYVPGASLVHRMDPRSKLTMIFLFVFIVFFANNAVTYAILGLFTFFIVGATKLPPRFLLNGLKPIIWIILFTFILHILVTKEGPVLFEAGFLAVHREGVIQGIYISLRFLFLILLTTILTLTTTPIEVTDGMESLLHPFKKIGLPVHELALMMSISLRFIPTLMEETDKIMKAQMARGADFTSGPIKQRISAIIPLLVPLFISAFKRAEELAVAMEARGYQGGEGRTKLRELTWRALDTIILGLLIAVGIVLLLLRS comes from the coding sequence ATGATGAACAGCATGATTATCGGCAAGTATGTTCCCGGCGCCTCGCTCGTTCACAGAATGGACCCCCGTTCAAAGCTCACGATGATCTTTCTGTTTGTTTTTATCGTGTTTTTTGCCAACAATGCGGTGACGTATGCCATTCTCGGATTGTTTACCTTTTTTATCGTCGGTGCGACAAAACTGCCGCCAAGATTTCTATTGAACGGCTTAAAGCCGATCATATGGATTATCCTTTTTACGTTTATTCTGCATATTCTCGTGACAAAAGAAGGTCCTGTCCTGTTTGAAGCCGGCTTTCTTGCGGTTCACCGGGAGGGAGTGATCCAGGGGATTTATATTTCCCTCAGATTTCTGTTTCTTATCCTGCTTACGACCATCCTTACGCTAACGACAACACCGATTGAAGTAACAGACGGAATGGAAAGCCTGCTGCATCCTTTTAAAAAAATCGGCCTCCCGGTCCACGAACTTGCGCTGATGATGTCGATCTCACTCCGGTTTATTCCTACGCTTATGGAGGAAACGGATAAAATCATGAAAGCGCAGATGGCAAGGGGAGCTGACTTTACAAGCGGACCGATTAAACAAAGAATCAGTGCCATCATTCCGCTGCTTGTGCCGCTGTTTATCAGCGCGTTTAAGAGGGCGGAAGAGCTTGCTGTTGCGATGGAGGCAAGAGGCTACCAGGGAGGCGAAGGAAGAACGAAGCTTCGCGAGCTGACGTGGAGAGCCCTTGATACGATCATACTCGGCCTGCTGATTGCTGTAGGCATTGTTCTATTACTACTGCGTTCATAG
- a CDS encoding energy-coupling factor ABC transporter ATP-binding protein has translation MDITFQELEHRYQARTPFERLALHDINLEIKDRSFVSIIGHTGSGKSTILQHLNGLLKPTKGSLTVGERKIEAGKKVKDLKPVRRSVAIVFQFPEHQLFEETVEKDIMFGPMNFGVPEEEAREKARNALKLVGLPENVLQKSPFDLSGGQMRRVAIAGVLAIQPEVLVLDEPTAGLDPSGRKEIMDLFYSLHKSRSLTTVLVTHSMEDAARYSDEIVVMHKGTVQMKGTPEEIFSQSEVLVSAGLDLPETVKLQKTIEQKLGKEWKGISLSIDDLVSMVVRGIKGDSI, from the coding sequence GTGGACATTACATTCCAAGAGCTAGAGCACAGATATCAGGCTCGTACGCCATTTGAACGTCTAGCGCTGCATGACATTAACCTGGAAATAAAAGACCGCTCGTTTGTTTCGATCATCGGACATACCGGTTCCGGCAAATCAACCATTCTTCAGCATCTGAATGGACTGCTTAAGCCTACAAAAGGTTCTCTTACTGTTGGTGAACGTAAAATAGAAGCAGGTAAAAAGGTCAAAGATCTGAAACCGGTCCGCAGGTCAGTAGCCATCGTCTTTCAATTTCCGGAGCATCAGCTTTTTGAGGAAACGGTTGAAAAGGACATCATGTTTGGTCCTATGAATTTCGGCGTCCCAGAAGAAGAAGCACGGGAAAAGGCCCGCAATGCTCTCAAGCTGGTCGGGCTTCCGGAAAACGTACTCCAGAAGTCACCGTTTGATTTGAGCGGCGGTCAAATGAGACGGGTCGCTATAGCTGGCGTTCTTGCCATCCAGCCTGAAGTGCTGGTTCTTGATGAACCGACTGCAGGGCTTGATCCGAGCGGAAGGAAAGAGATCATGGATCTTTTCTACTCTCTTCATAAGAGCAGGTCACTTACAACCGTTCTTGTCACACACAGCATGGAGGATGCCGCCCGCTACTCGGACGAAATTGTTGTGATGCATAAAGGCACCGTCCAGATGAAAGGCACGCCTGAAGAGATTTTCAGCCAGTCTGAAGTGCTCGTCTCAGCAGGGCTTGATCTTCCTGAAACCGTAAAGCTTCAAAAGACGATTGAGCAGAAGCTCGGGAAAGAGTGGAAAGGGATCTCACTTTCAATCGATGACCTTGTCAGTATGGTTGTACGCGGGATCAAAGGTGATTCCATATGA